A region of Cataglyphis hispanica isolate Lineage 1 chromosome 8, ULB_Chis1_1.0, whole genome shotgun sequence DNA encodes the following proteins:
- the LOC126851478 gene encoding polymerase delta-interacting protein 3-like, whose translation MADMGLSLDDIIKKSKSSGMRGRGGIRRGLNRGSRANGSMRGRGSHIVTDARFKIIQKNREKLTDARDKLAEIAKQSDARIKLDKIRASQYKKDVQLSGISRKTGRNGRLSLSTNKVPPLMPHVLPSNIPAPTRVVGYRPPSLSEPHYLGDMNMDYNDDYLMDSSSLRRTVSNEYAPAPPPPPPVFNIPTSPYSWVKPTSTNVARIPARKSDIERERERQRDYKLIPRSSMTKTVSPPYKEDWSFGTKSRTILAEETADSKYYDSRSLRDISVKSRLDSSVNKSRIMGALSRPKASSSSSSTQSTGYRIVVSNLQANVTQEDIKELFEDVGELLVSRLVRPGTAEVIYKTLKDATKAVETYHNRQLDGHPMKCLLVNPRPKNNPTGPAVRSLTESRRSVSSSYVQPSLGAVHRALFDDS comes from the exons ATGGCTGATATGGGCCTAAGTTTAGatgacattattaaaaagtcgAAATCATCAGGAATGAGAGGCAGAGGAGG GATTCGCAGGGGACTCAACAGAGGCTCGCGCGCGAATGGTTCTATGAGAGGACGTGGCTCGCATATAGTTACAGATGcacgatttaaaataatacagaaaaatcgtgaaaaattGACCGACGCCAGGGACAAGCTTGCGGAGATAGCAAAGCAGAGCGATGCTAGGATTAAATTGGACAAGATTCGAGCTTCTCAATATAAAAAGGATGTGCAACTTTCCGGAATTTCGCGAAAAACCGGCCGAAATGGCAGACTTTCGTTATCGACAAACAAGGTGCCACCTTTGATGCCACATGTATTGCCATCAAATATACCAGCACCCACAAGAGTAGTAGGCTACAGACCACCTTCCCTTTCTGAACCGCATTATTTAGGAGATATGAATATGGATTATAACGATG ACTATTTAATGGATTCCTCTTCACTGAGAAGAACTGTGAGTAACGAGTATGCGCCAGCACCACCACCTCCACCTCCTGTGTTCAATATTCCGACTTCTCCCTATTCTTGGGTAAAGCCGACGAGCACTAATGTGGCTAGAATTCCAGCTCGAAAATCTGATATAGAAAGGGAacgagaaagacagagagattATAAACTCATTCCACGTTCTTCAATG ACTAAAACTGTTTCGCCTCCTTATAAGGAGGACTGGAGTTTTGGAACAAAATCAAG AACAATTTTGGCAGAAGAAACCGCAGATTCCAAGTACTATGATTCCAGAAGTCTTCGAGACATAAGTGTTAAATCGCGTCTTGATTCGTCTGTGAATAAATCGAGAATAATGGGCGCTTTATCGCGACCGAAAGCAAGTTCATCTAGTTCATCGACGCAATCAACTGGTTATCGAATTGTAGTATCCAATTTACAAGCGAACGTCACGCAAGAAGATATCAAG GAATTATTTGAAGACGTTGGGGAATTACTGGTATCGAGATTAGTTCGTCCAGGCACGGCggaagtaatttataaaacattgaagGATGCGACTAAAGCAGTTGAAACTTATCATAATCGGCAATTAGATGGCCATCCGATGAAATGCCTTCTTGTTAATCCACGACCAAAAAATAATCCAACTGGACCAGCTGTGCGATCTCTTACAGA ATCGAGGCGCAGTGTCAGCTCGAGTTATGTACAGCCGAGTTTAGGAGCGGTGCATCGCGCCTTATTTGATGATTCTTaa
- the LOC126851456 gene encoding MICAL-like protein 1 isoform X2 produces the protein MRRDPCAACGLPVFLAEKLLIARAPYHRTCFRCARCGNQLTPGNYYETEEGQYCCETCPDEEVLLPASVRCKYAESTMMPSAEQERSSEPSRPLSDEEKTEMKDVQNLLEKAMVPDLISHTSQMRKSFMADHLLSEIDESTARDTNTKDVEVDADYGEEGKSRIGSAFPDDDENEEEEDEEEEEEEGKSRSSATDSPDAAESSVERYNVHSALNSLNIRSDEDQRSTAISFHDVDKEKKDKDTKESPGRANERANPETKLSLVQKRLQMFEARDKIDCTKRKMDQGKVKSSVTQDNSWDLEPDVLRVNPKERSEKSLEEISMIKSTNQRKDSFEYIGKQRKDEDSIITNIEKRKESFSEDVSRANSEGQHITNNTRLEESTKVENIERRKESLAEIEPRKDNDVEKFYENVGSSVLTARGIDLSNHKDYPEDLNPFKSDEEDSITESKMGITIDNSRNSKVSTNPFDSEDEEDVEELEPPKPAARSKLENRGIIMGAPVTKRVLAAPQINLNPFWSDEEEEHDSDKEGRGTGPQGNMPIPKPRTIKTTSEINVASRKTDLNRGSMYASNSSLTSSESTTTPSGTYRKKKPAPQPPAAKELFSSDQRESPVLKSTHNTLPSYHTLSLSPRTTPRARKSKPAPPPPMPTSTPRNVSIGSALSFEESPIIKPRDYDHSLNMWEDQKTNKDEANRNRQSLSGISCNDSSSYMSYSDKSVQGKWKRKKGPAPPRPIPHRRKIKVISMKDVKLELDEIELQQQGLEKQGVRLEQLIRDKCESGPRTEESSLGMDVEELVLELFALVNEKNELFRRQAELMLLRRQQRLEEEHAEVEYQIRCLMCQPEATKTDFDKQREEALIQRLVEIVERRNEIVECLEMDRRREVEEDKSINKHMGLFAARNKNELSDKNNDSFNAGKTKKGKAKEKLRKLKKVVKKDADKDVDETEVKLKRHNKRKWF, from the exons ATGCGGAGGGATCCGTGCGCCGCGTGCGGGCTGCCGGTCTTCCTGGCGGAGAAGCTGCTGATAGCGCGCGCTCCTTATCACCGTACCTGCTTCCGGTGTGCACGCTGCGGCAACCAACTAACGCCGGGCAACTACTACGAGACCGAGGAAGGCCAGTATTGCTGCGAAACGTGTCCGGACGAGGAGGTACTGCTGCCCGCCAGCGTGCGTTGCAAATACGCTGAATCGACGATGATGCCGAGCGCGGAACAGGAGAGGAGTAGTGAACCGTCAAGGCCGCTTAGCGACGAAGAAAAAACAGAGATGAAg GATGTACAGAATCTACTGGAAAAGGCTATGGTGCCCGATCTGATCTCCCACACATCGCAGATGCGCAAGAGTTTCATGGCCGACCACCTTCTCTCTGAGATCGACGAGTCCACTGCGAGAGACACGAATACAAAGGATGTCGAGGTCGATGCGGATTATGGCGAAGAGGGGAAGAGCAGGATCGGCTCGGCATTCCCAGACGACGACGAGaatgaggaggaagaggatgaggaagaagaggaggaggagggaaaaTCTCGTAGCTCCGCGACGGATTCCCCAGATGCGGCGGAGTCCAGCGTTGAGCGATACAATGTACATAGCGCGTTAAATAGCTTAAACATTAGGAGCGACGAGGATCAACGATCGACTGCCATTTCATTCCATGACGTAGACaaggagaaaaaagataaagataccAAAGAGTCGCCAGGTCGTGCCAATGAACGAGCCAATCCCGAAACAAAACTATCCTTGGTACAGAAGAGACTCCAAATGTTTGAGGCTCGGGACAAAATAGATTGTACTAAAAGAAAGATGGATCAAGGCAAGGTGAAAAGTTCAGTGACTCAGGATAATTCCTGGGATCTGGAACCGGACGTTCTTCGAGTTAATCCGAAAGAACGTTCGGAAAAGAGCCTCGAGGAAATCTCGATGATTAAAAGTACCAATCAACGTAAAGATAGTTTTGAGTATATCGGCAAACAACGAAAGGATGAAGATtcgataattacaaatatcgaGAAACGCAAAGAAAGTTTCTCAGAAGATGTTTCGCGAGCGAATAGTGAAGGACAACATATTACTAATAACACGCGACTCGAAGAAAGCACAAAAGTTGAGAATATCGAGAGAAGAAAGGAGAGTCTCGCAGAGATAGAACCAAGAAAGGATAAtgatgtagaaaaattttatgagaatgTGGGAAGCAGCGTGCTAACCGCGAGAGGAATCGACTTAAGCAACCATAAAGATTATCCGGAAGACTTGAATCCCTTCAAGAGCGACGAAGAGGATAGCATCACGGAAAGCAAAATGGGGATCACAATAGATAACTCTAGAAATAGCAAAGTATCAACTAATCCGTTCGATAGCGAAGACGAGGAGGACGTCGAGGAACTTGAACCACCAAAACCAGCAGCTAGGAGTAAATTAGAAAATCGGGGAATCATAATGGGAGCGCCCGTAACCAAGCGGGTTTTGGCTGCGCCACAAATCAATCTCAATCCATTCTGGAGTGACGAGGAAGAGGAGCACGATAGCGATAAGGAGGGACGAGGTACAGGGCCGCAAGGAAACATGCCTATACCGAAACCGCGAACTATCAA GACCACTTCTGAAATAAACGTCGCATCGCGGAAAACCGATTTGAATCGTGGAAGCATGTACGCATCTAATAGTTCTTTGACTAGCTCGGAGTCGACCACAACTCCCAGCGGAACATACAGGAAGAAGAAACCCGCCCCGCAGCCGCCGGCCGCGAAGGAATTGTTTTCGTCCGATCAGCGCGAATCGCCCGTGCTCAAGTCTACTCACAATACACTACCTTCGTATCAc ACTCTCTCATTATCACCTCGCACAACGCCGCGAGCTCGGAAATCCAAGCCGGCACCTCCACCGCCAATGCCGACCAGCACACCCCGTAACGTATCGATCGGTAGCGCGCTAAGTTTCGAGGAATCTCCCATAATCAAGCCTCGCGATTACGATCACAGCCTAAACATGTGGGAAGATCAGAAAACGAACAAAGACGAGGCAAATCGAAATAGGCAAAGCTTGAGTGGCATCTCGTGCAATGACAGTTCCTCCTACATGTCTTATAGTGATAAAAGCGTCCAAGGAAAATGGAAGAGGAAAAAGGGTCCTGCGCCACCGCGACCAATTCCGCACAGGAGAAAg ATCAAAGTGATATCTATGAAAGATGTGAAATTAGAATTAGACGAAATAGAATTGCAACAGCAAGGTTTAGAGAAACAAGGCGTACGATTGGAACAATTAATACGAGATAAATGCGAATCCGGACCTAGAACAGAAG AGTCATCGCTTGGCATGGATGTGGAGGAATTGGTTTTGGAGTTATTCGCATTAGTGAATGAAAAGAACGAATTGTTTCGAAGACAGGCTGAATTAATGCTACTAAGGAGGCAGCAAAGATTAGAGGAGGAACATGCTGAAGTGGAATATCAAATACGATGTCTCATGTGCCAACCAGAAGCTACTAAAACGGACTTTGACAAACAGAGAGAAGAAGCATTGATACAAAG ATTAGTAGAAATTGTAGAGAGACGGAACGAAATTGTCGAATGCTTGGAAATGGATCGTCGAAGAGAGGTGGAGGAAgataaaagcataaataaacatatggGGTTATTTGCTG CGAGAAACAAGAATGAGCTATCGGACAAAAATAACGATTCTTTCAACGCGGGAAAAACAAAGAAAGGAAaagcaaaagagaaattaagaaaattgaaaaaggtCGTAAAAAAGGATGCCGATAAAGATGTGGATGAGACTGAGGTAAAACTCAAACGCCATAATAAGCGAAAATGGTTTTGA
- the LOC126851485 gene encoding protein-lysine N-methyltransferase EEF2KMT isoform X2 has protein sequence MDSDTQRDISIVKYLTKQFLCCTAIIKMNFLLSDGNKDYPFDLDIQKQILDSTINSDLIKRYPIKTSYQKAFLKLFMAKIEESGNEIHDDLYTTYCRLISLQDEEPVHYRHFLIENGTLNCITLKESTNLISKGTTGLCSWQGAAVLSDWCAENIEQFHEKNILELGCGVGLTGMSVISICSPKQYIFSDCHPKVLDMLCKNVKLNFLLNKQHKLSNMSDTSLRLKLQLKYKQTNIQIIDLKWQDINKYITEGFSQPDIIIAADILYESDSFDSLTLGLKHLLTSNNYAIFAATVRNENTISQFLEHLGNHNLAFEECTSPKWTVSIQSINSPVRILKIFRKI, from the exons aTGGATAGTGATACGCAACGTGATATTTctattgtgaaatatttaacgaaaCAATTTCTTTGCTGTACcgcgataattaaaatgaacttCCTG ctTTCAGATGGAAATAAGGATTATCCTTTTGATTTAGATATCCAAAAGCAAATCTTAGATAGTACAATAAATAGTGATTTGATTAAGCGATATCCAATAAAAACATCATATCAGAAagcgtttttaaaattatttatggcaaag ATAGAAGAAAGCGGTAATGAAATTCATGACGACTTATACACAACATATTGTAGATTAATATCATTGCAAGATGAAGAACCTGTGCATTACcgtcattttttaatagaaaatggaACATTAAATTGCATCACATTGAAGGAGAGTACAAATCTAATTTCGAAAGGAACTACAGGTTTATGCAGCTGGCAG GGTGCTGCAGTATTAAGTGATTGGTGTGCAGAAAATATAGAACAGTTccatgaaaagaatatattagaaCTTGGATGCGGAGTTGGATTGACTGGTATGAGCGTTATTAGTATATGCTCtccaaaacaatatattttctccgaTTGTCATCCGAAAGTACTAGATATGCtctgtaaaaatgtaaaacttaATTTCCTGTTGAACAAGCAACATAAACTATCAAACATGAGTGATACATCATTAAggctaaaattacaattaaaatataaacaaactaACATTCAAATAATAGATTTGAAATggcaagatattaataaatatataacggaGGGTTTCTCGCAGCCTGACATAATTATTGCTGCCGATATTCTTTATGAAAGCGATTCGTTTGATTCATTGACATTAGGATTAAAGCATCTTTTAACatcaaataattatgctaTATTTGCTGCCACAGTTCGCAATGAGAACACTATTTCGCAGTTTTTGGAGCATTTAG gAAATCATAATCTTGCTTTTGAAGAATGTACCTCACCAAAATGGACTGTGTCGATACAATCGATTAATTCGCCTGTTCGAATATTGAAGATTTTTCGGAAAATTTGA
- the LOC126851485 gene encoding protein-lysine N-methyltransferase EEF2KMT isoform X1: MKLEMIVNYTNIKSVLSERSLYMLCMHVTNQSQFSGNNGHRVDWLSGDWLSLTFVAASCDGNKDYPFDLDIQKQILDSTINSDLIKRYPIKTSYQKAFLKLFMAKIEESGNEIHDDLYTTYCRLISLQDEEPVHYRHFLIENGTLNCITLKESTNLISKGTTGLCSWQGAAVLSDWCAENIEQFHEKNILELGCGVGLTGMSVISICSPKQYIFSDCHPKVLDMLCKNVKLNFLLNKQHKLSNMSDTSLRLKLQLKYKQTNIQIIDLKWQDINKYITEGFSQPDIIIAADILYESDSFDSLTLGLKHLLTSNNYAIFAATVRNENTISQFLEHLGNHNLAFEECTSPKWTVSIQSINSPVRILKIFRKI; the protein is encoded by the exons aTGAAATTGGAAATGATTGTGAATTATACTAACATTAAAAGCGTGCTATCCGAACGCAGCCTTTATATGCTATGTATGCACGTGACCAATCAGTCGCAGTTCTCCGGAAATAATGGACATAGAGTAGATTGGTTATCCGGTGATTGGTTATCCCTGACATTTGTTGCCGCGTCCTGTG ATGGAAATAAGGATTATCCTTTTGATTTAGATATCCAAAAGCAAATCTTAGATAGTACAATAAATAGTGATTTGATTAAGCGATATCCAATAAAAACATCATATCAGAAagcgtttttaaaattatttatggcaaag ATAGAAGAAAGCGGTAATGAAATTCATGACGACTTATACACAACATATTGTAGATTAATATCATTGCAAGATGAAGAACCTGTGCATTACcgtcattttttaatagaaaatggaACATTAAATTGCATCACATTGAAGGAGAGTACAAATCTAATTTCGAAAGGAACTACAGGTTTATGCAGCTGGCAG GGTGCTGCAGTATTAAGTGATTGGTGTGCAGAAAATATAGAACAGTTccatgaaaagaatatattagaaCTTGGATGCGGAGTTGGATTGACTGGTATGAGCGTTATTAGTATATGCTCtccaaaacaatatattttctccgaTTGTCATCCGAAAGTACTAGATATGCtctgtaaaaatgtaaaacttaATTTCCTGTTGAACAAGCAACATAAACTATCAAACATGAGTGATACATCATTAAggctaaaattacaattaaaatataaacaaactaACATTCAAATAATAGATTTGAAATggcaagatattaataaatatataacggaGGGTTTCTCGCAGCCTGACATAATTATTGCTGCCGATATTCTTTATGAAAGCGATTCGTTTGATTCATTGACATTAGGATTAAAGCATCTTTTAACatcaaataattatgctaTATTTGCTGCCACAGTTCGCAATGAGAACACTATTTCGCAGTTTTTGGAGCATTTAG gAAATCATAATCTTGCTTTTGAAGAATGTACCTCACCAAAATGGACTGTGTCGATACAATCGATTAATTCGCCTGTTCGAATATTGAAGATTTTTCGGAAAATTTGA
- the LOC126851456 gene encoding MICAL-like protein 1 isoform X1: MGERRGTKALELWCRRITDGYPGVNVQNMTTSWRDGLAFCAMIHHFRPDLIDFDGLNKDDVYRNNELAFRTAEQHLGIPALLDAEDMASCTVPDRLSILTYLSQFYQTFGGSSPSRLATNRTTETADERIAPVPESPKQKVGSRLGMRRDPCAACGLPVFLAEKLLIARAPYHRTCFRCARCGNQLTPGNYYETEEGQYCCETCPDEEVLLPASVRCKYAESTMMPSAEQERSSEPSRPLSDEEKTEMKDVQNLLEKAMVPDLISHTSQMRKSFMADHLLSEIDESTARDTNTKDVEVDADYGEEGKSRIGSAFPDDDENEEEEDEEEEEEEGKSRSSATDSPDAAESSVERYNVHSALNSLNIRSDEDQRSTAISFHDVDKEKKDKDTKESPGRANERANPETKLSLVQKRLQMFEARDKIDCTKRKMDQGKVKSSVTQDNSWDLEPDVLRVNPKERSEKSLEEISMIKSTNQRKDSFEYIGKQRKDEDSIITNIEKRKESFSEDVSRANSEGQHITNNTRLEESTKVENIERRKESLAEIEPRKDNDVEKFYENVGSSVLTARGIDLSNHKDYPEDLNPFKSDEEDSITESKMGITIDNSRNSKVSTNPFDSEDEEDVEELEPPKPAARSKLENRGIIMGAPVTKRVLAAPQINLNPFWSDEEEEHDSDKEGRGTGPQGNMPIPKPRTIKTTSEINVASRKTDLNRGSMYASNSSLTSSESTTTPSGTYRKKKPAPQPPAAKELFSSDQRESPVLKSTHNTLPSYHTLSLSPRTTPRARKSKPAPPPPMPTSTPRNVSIGSALSFEESPIIKPRDYDHSLNMWEDQKTNKDEANRNRQSLSGISCNDSSSYMSYSDKSVQGKWKRKKGPAPPRPIPHRRKIKVISMKDVKLELDEIELQQQGLEKQGVRLEQLIRDKCESGPRTEESSLGMDVEELVLELFALVNEKNELFRRQAELMLLRRQQRLEEEHAEVEYQIRCLMCQPEATKTDFDKQREEALIQRLVEIVERRNEIVECLEMDRRREVEEDKSINKHMGLFAARNKNELSDKNNDSFNAGKTKKGKAKEKLRKLKKVVKKDADKDVDETEVKLKRHNKRKWF, from the exons ATGGGCGAGAGACGCGGTACGAAGGCCTTGGAGCTTTGGTGCCGGCGTATAACCGACGGTTATCCGGGTGTAAACGTGCAAAACATGACCACCTCCTGGAGAGACGGGTTAGCCTTCTGCGCCATGATTCATCACTTTCGGCCAGATCTCAT tgATTTCGACGGCCTGAATAAGGACGATGTGTACAGAAACAACGAGTTGGCCTTTAGAACGGCCGAGCAACATCTCGGGATTCCTGCTCTTTTGGATGCCGAGGATATGGCGTCTTGCACGGTTCCCGATCGATTGTCGATTCTCACCTACCTCTCGCAATTTTACCAAACCTTTGGAG GATCTTCGCCCAGTCGTCTGGCAACGAACAGAACAACCGAGACCGCCGATGAGAGGATCGCCCCTGTTCCGGAATCTCCTAAACAAAAG GTGGGGTCGCGTCTGGGGATGCGGAGGGATCCGTGCGCCGCGTGCGGGCTGCCGGTCTTCCTGGCGGAGAAGCTGCTGATAGCGCGCGCTCCTTATCACCGTACCTGCTTCCGGTGTGCACGCTGCGGCAACCAACTAACGCCGGGCAACTACTACGAGACCGAGGAAGGCCAGTATTGCTGCGAAACGTGTCCGGACGAGGAGGTACTGCTGCCCGCCAGCGTGCGTTGCAAATACGCTGAATCGACGATGATGCCGAGCGCGGAACAGGAGAGGAGTAGTGAACCGTCAAGGCCGCTTAGCGACGAAGAAAAAACAGAGATGAAg GATGTACAGAATCTACTGGAAAAGGCTATGGTGCCCGATCTGATCTCCCACACATCGCAGATGCGCAAGAGTTTCATGGCCGACCACCTTCTCTCTGAGATCGACGAGTCCACTGCGAGAGACACGAATACAAAGGATGTCGAGGTCGATGCGGATTATGGCGAAGAGGGGAAGAGCAGGATCGGCTCGGCATTCCCAGACGACGACGAGaatgaggaggaagaggatgaggaagaagaggaggaggagggaaaaTCTCGTAGCTCCGCGACGGATTCCCCAGATGCGGCGGAGTCCAGCGTTGAGCGATACAATGTACATAGCGCGTTAAATAGCTTAAACATTAGGAGCGACGAGGATCAACGATCGACTGCCATTTCATTCCATGACGTAGACaaggagaaaaaagataaagataccAAAGAGTCGCCAGGTCGTGCCAATGAACGAGCCAATCCCGAAACAAAACTATCCTTGGTACAGAAGAGACTCCAAATGTTTGAGGCTCGGGACAAAATAGATTGTACTAAAAGAAAGATGGATCAAGGCAAGGTGAAAAGTTCAGTGACTCAGGATAATTCCTGGGATCTGGAACCGGACGTTCTTCGAGTTAATCCGAAAGAACGTTCGGAAAAGAGCCTCGAGGAAATCTCGATGATTAAAAGTACCAATCAACGTAAAGATAGTTTTGAGTATATCGGCAAACAACGAAAGGATGAAGATtcgataattacaaatatcgaGAAACGCAAAGAAAGTTTCTCAGAAGATGTTTCGCGAGCGAATAGTGAAGGACAACATATTACTAATAACACGCGACTCGAAGAAAGCACAAAAGTTGAGAATATCGAGAGAAGAAAGGAGAGTCTCGCAGAGATAGAACCAAGAAAGGATAAtgatgtagaaaaattttatgagaatgTGGGAAGCAGCGTGCTAACCGCGAGAGGAATCGACTTAAGCAACCATAAAGATTATCCGGAAGACTTGAATCCCTTCAAGAGCGACGAAGAGGATAGCATCACGGAAAGCAAAATGGGGATCACAATAGATAACTCTAGAAATAGCAAAGTATCAACTAATCCGTTCGATAGCGAAGACGAGGAGGACGTCGAGGAACTTGAACCACCAAAACCAGCAGCTAGGAGTAAATTAGAAAATCGGGGAATCATAATGGGAGCGCCCGTAACCAAGCGGGTTTTGGCTGCGCCACAAATCAATCTCAATCCATTCTGGAGTGACGAGGAAGAGGAGCACGATAGCGATAAGGAGGGACGAGGTACAGGGCCGCAAGGAAACATGCCTATACCGAAACCGCGAACTATCAA GACCACTTCTGAAATAAACGTCGCATCGCGGAAAACCGATTTGAATCGTGGAAGCATGTACGCATCTAATAGTTCTTTGACTAGCTCGGAGTCGACCACAACTCCCAGCGGAACATACAGGAAGAAGAAACCCGCCCCGCAGCCGCCGGCCGCGAAGGAATTGTTTTCGTCCGATCAGCGCGAATCGCCCGTGCTCAAGTCTACTCACAATACACTACCTTCGTATCAc ACTCTCTCATTATCACCTCGCACAACGCCGCGAGCTCGGAAATCCAAGCCGGCACCTCCACCGCCAATGCCGACCAGCACACCCCGTAACGTATCGATCGGTAGCGCGCTAAGTTTCGAGGAATCTCCCATAATCAAGCCTCGCGATTACGATCACAGCCTAAACATGTGGGAAGATCAGAAAACGAACAAAGACGAGGCAAATCGAAATAGGCAAAGCTTGAGTGGCATCTCGTGCAATGACAGTTCCTCCTACATGTCTTATAGTGATAAAAGCGTCCAAGGAAAATGGAAGAGGAAAAAGGGTCCTGCGCCACCGCGACCAATTCCGCACAGGAGAAAg ATCAAAGTGATATCTATGAAAGATGTGAAATTAGAATTAGACGAAATAGAATTGCAACAGCAAGGTTTAGAGAAACAAGGCGTACGATTGGAACAATTAATACGAGATAAATGCGAATCCGGACCTAGAACAGAAG AGTCATCGCTTGGCATGGATGTGGAGGAATTGGTTTTGGAGTTATTCGCATTAGTGAATGAAAAGAACGAATTGTTTCGAAGACAGGCTGAATTAATGCTACTAAGGAGGCAGCAAAGATTAGAGGAGGAACATGCTGAAGTGGAATATCAAATACGATGTCTCATGTGCCAACCAGAAGCTACTAAAACGGACTTTGACAAACAGAGAGAAGAAGCATTGATACAAAG ATTAGTAGAAATTGTAGAGAGACGGAACGAAATTGTCGAATGCTTGGAAATGGATCGTCGAAGAGAGGTGGAGGAAgataaaagcataaataaacatatggGGTTATTTGCTG CGAGAAACAAGAATGAGCTATCGGACAAAAATAACGATTCTTTCAACGCGGGAAAAACAAAGAAAGGAAaagcaaaagagaaattaagaaaattgaaaaaggtCGTAAAAAAGGATGCCGATAAAGATGTGGATGAGACTGAGGTAAAACTCAAACGCCATAATAAGCGAAAATGGTTTTGA